One part of the Candidatus Hydrogenedentota bacterium genome encodes these proteins:
- a CDS encoding ZIP family metal transporter, producing the protein MAITWFSDLHPVGQAFLATCFTWGLTALGAAAVFVFKTLHRKMLDTMLGFAAGVMTAASFWSLLAPAIAMAEEGPLPAWVPAVIGFLAGGAFLWLADSLTPHLHLGFPRNEAEGIQTN; encoded by the coding sequence ATGGCGATCACGTGGTTTAGCGACCTGCATCCTGTGGGCCAGGCGTTCCTGGCTACCTGTTTCACCTGGGGCTTGACCGCGCTGGGCGCGGCGGCGGTGTTCGTGTTCAAGACGCTGCACCGGAAGATGCTGGACACCATGCTCGGCTTTGCCGCGGGGGTAATGACCGCGGCGAGCTTCTGGTCGCTACTGGCCCCGGCAATAGCAATGGCCGAGGAAGGCCCCCTGCCCGCGTGGGTCCCGGCCGTCATCGGGTTTCTGGCGGGCGGCGCGTTTCTGTGGCTTGCGGACAGCCTGACCCCGCACCTGCATCTGGGCTTTCCGCGCAACGAGGCGGAGGGCATCCAGACGAACT
- a CDS encoding dienelactone hydrolase family protein — MRLVTCTVLALAAVLLFLNSAERLSAQPRRTMRYQAGTPEKARAWQDNVRAELAKLLHIHDLLAEGRTVPLEPERRGFETRDGCTLETMTLRATQGRTFSAVVARPAQGQGPFPAVVCIHGHGGNRMTPFDPAKQEYRLFGETLARKGYLVISTDVGQHEVYEPGRTLMGERLWDLMRCVDYLETLPEADARRIGCAGLSLGGEMAMWLGAMDPRVAATSSCGFLTVMDQMENNHCMCWKLDGLRELVDFADIYALIAPRPLQCQNGRQEPETQFTVALAEKALAELRLVYKDLNAEHRVALHIHDGGHEIDMQALAGFLDAHLARPDTR; from the coding sequence ATGAGACTCGTCACGTGCACCGTACTGGCGTTGGCCGCCGTGCTGCTCTTCCTGAACAGCGCCGAACGACTATCCGCACAACCCCGGCGCACGATGCGATACCAGGCGGGGACCCCGGAAAAGGCGCGCGCTTGGCAGGATAACGTCCGCGCCGAACTCGCAAAGCTGCTGCATATCCACGACCTGCTCGCGGAGGGAAGGACCGTTCCGCTGGAACCTGAACGCCGGGGCTTCGAGACGCGGGACGGATGCACGCTTGAAACCATGACGCTGCGCGCGACACAGGGCCGCACCTTCAGCGCCGTGGTGGCGCGTCCGGCGCAGGGACAAGGCCCGTTTCCGGCGGTGGTCTGCATTCACGGCCACGGCGGGAACCGCATGACCCCGTTTGACCCCGCGAAGCAGGAGTACCGGCTGTTCGGGGAGACGTTGGCTCGGAAGGGATACCTGGTTATCAGCACGGACGTGGGCCAGCACGAGGTGTATGAGCCGGGCCGCACGCTCATGGGCGAGCGTCTCTGGGACCTGATGCGCTGCGTCGATTATCTCGAGACGCTTCCTGAGGCAGACGCGCGGCGCATCGGCTGCGCGGGCCTGTCGCTCGGCGGCGAAATGGCCATGTGGCTGGGCGCCATGGACCCGCGCGTCGCGGCGACGTCCAGCTGCGGCTTCCTCACCGTGATGGACCAGATGGAGAACAACCATTGCATGTGCTGGAAACTCGACGGGCTGCGCGAATTGGTTGATTTCGCCGACATCTACGCGCTCATCGCGCCCCGGCCGCTCCAATGCCAGAACGGGCGTCAGGAGCCCGAGACGCAATTCACCGTGGCTCTGGCGGAAAAGGCCCTCGCGGAATTGCGGCTGGTCTACAAGGACTTGAACGCGGAGCACAGGGTAGCCCTCCACATTCACGACGGCGGGCACGAAATCGATATGCAGGCGCTCGCCGGTTTTCTCGACGCACACCTTGCACGGCCGGACACGCGGTAG
- a CDS encoding alpha/beta hydrolase has translation MIRRVLFAFTVLLFLSLAFAAAAQEKPYDQAVDHVYATIDGQDFYMDVFTPNGKARKDIYAPNDNGFGLGIVDVVSGAWHSDRGKIAEHEQAQMYAIFCARGYTVFAVRPGTRPLYTAKEMVEHIKCAIRYIKANAELWKVDPARLGIVGASAGGHLALLSVLTAERGDPNAADPLLRQGTEVQAAAVFFPPTDFLDWPGKDLNGVAELIGDILFPGGAAGHSLDEVREEAAAISPRRLVRGNVPPILFAHGDADPLVPLQQSRIMVDALRQAGNEAELIVKEGGGHPWITIPFEIIQFADFMDKQLAGK, from the coding sequence ATGATTCGGCGTGTTCTTTTTGCGTTCACCGTCCTTTTGTTCTTAAGCCTCGCCTTTGCCGCCGCGGCGCAGGAGAAGCCGTATGACCAGGCCGTCGACCACGTCTACGCGACGATCGACGGCCAGGATTTCTATATGGACGTCTTCACGCCGAACGGCAAGGCGCGCAAGGACATCTATGCGCCCAACGACAACGGGTTCGGCCTCGGGATCGTGGACGTGGTCAGCGGGGCGTGGCACTCCGACCGCGGCAAGATCGCCGAACATGAACAGGCCCAGATGTACGCGATCTTCTGCGCGCGCGGCTACACCGTCTTCGCGGTGCGGCCGGGCACGCGGCCGCTCTACACAGCCAAGGAGATGGTGGAACATATCAAGTGCGCGATCCGCTATATCAAGGCGAACGCGGAACTGTGGAAGGTCGACCCCGCCCGCTTGGGCATTGTCGGCGCGTCCGCGGGCGGGCACTTGGCGCTGTTGAGCGTGCTCACTGCTGAGCGGGGCGATCCCAACGCGGCGGACCCGCTCCTGCGTCAGGGCACCGAAGTGCAGGCCGCCGCCGTGTTTTTCCCGCCGACGGATTTTCTGGACTGGCCCGGCAAGGACCTGAACGGCGTCGCGGAGTTGATTGGCGATATTTTGTTCCCGGGCGGCGCGGCGGGTCACAGCCTTGACGAGGTGCGGGAGGAGGCCGCGGCCATCTCGCCGCGGCGGCTGGTGCGCGGCAACGTGCCGCCTATCCTGTTCGCGCACGGCGACGCGGACCCGCTGGTGCCGCTGCAACAGTCGCGGATCATGGTCGATGCGCTGCGCCAGGCGGGCAACGAGGCTGAATTGATCGTGAAAGAGGGTGGCGGCCATCCCTGGATTACCATTCCATTCGAGATCATCCAGTTCGCCGATTTCATGGACAAGCAACTCGCGGGCAAGTAG
- a CDS encoding DUF2961 domain-containing protein: MYPEITRLGAGRTRRVSSYDVTGRNADRWLIEPGETRVLADIRGPGRITHIWMTQPRHYRSVLLKMTWDDAKDPSVLVPLGDFFCLGHTIVNSFQNALFCASTFHNNKMEEGCALNCYIAMPFRERAVIELINESGEIHPQYFYIDYETCDAPLPADELYFHAAFRRENPFGGWAHEILVNTPEADVVNKGRAAFDNNYVILETKGRGHYLGCNMSITNFQNTWWGEGDDMVWVDGYHWPPDLHGTGSEDYFNHAWGMQPNTFLRNGSSIHESNTGGYQTSYVLHLENPVRFRKEIKVTIEHGHANHLCNEVSSVAYWYAAEPTRVAAPPPAAKRAPVMRDASKAWKQDPKAQITTQRVKLTPEMRRMKALWRKLRVQPYGALAKDRRKTDKT, from the coding sequence ATGTATCCTGAAATTACACGATTGGGGGCCGGGCGCACCCGGCGCGTGTCGTCGTATGACGTGACGGGGCGCAATGCGGATCGTTGGCTCATTGAGCCGGGCGAAACGCGGGTGCTGGCCGACATCCGGGGGCCCGGCCGGATCACGCATATCTGGATGACGCAGCCGCGGCATTACCGGAGCGTCTTGCTGAAGATGACGTGGGACGACGCGAAGGACCCGAGCGTGCTTGTGCCCTTGGGCGATTTCTTCTGCCTTGGCCACACGATAGTGAACAGCTTCCAGAACGCGCTGTTTTGCGCATCCACCTTTCACAACAACAAGATGGAGGAAGGCTGCGCGCTCAATTGCTATATCGCGATGCCGTTCCGCGAACGCGCGGTGATCGAACTCATCAATGAGTCCGGCGAGATCCACCCGCAATATTTCTACATTGACTACGAAACCTGCGACGCGCCGTTGCCCGCTGACGAACTCTATTTCCACGCGGCATTCCGGCGGGAGAATCCGTTCGGCGGATGGGCTCACGAGATTCTGGTCAACACGCCGGAAGCCGACGTGGTGAACAAGGGCCGCGCCGCCTTCGACAACAATTATGTCATCCTCGAAACCAAAGGCAGAGGGCATTACCTAGGCTGCAACATGAGCATCACGAATTTTCAGAATACGTGGTGGGGCGAAGGCGACGACATGGTCTGGGTGGACGGCTATCACTGGCCGCCGGACCTGCACGGCACGGGCAGCGAAGACTATTTCAACCACGCTTGGGGCATGCAGCCGAACACGTTCCTGCGCAACGGCTCGTCGATTCACGAGTCCAACACGGGCGGCTACCAGACCAGTTACGTGCTCCACCTCGAAAACCCGGTGCGGTTCCGCAAGGAGATCAAGGTCACTATCGAGCACGGACACGCCAACCACCTATGCAACGAGGTCAGCAGCGTTGCCTATTGGTACGCCGCCGAACCCACGCGCGTCGCGGCGCCACCGCCCGCGGCCAAGCGCGCGCCGGTGATGCGCGATGCCAGCAAGGCCTGGAAGCAGGATCCGAAGGCGCAGATCACGACGCAGCGCGTCAAGCTCACGCCCGAAATGCGGCGCATGAAGGCGTTGTGGCGCAAACTGCGCGTACAGCCCTACGGCGCCCTCGCGAAGGACCGCAGGAAGACGGACAAGACGTGA
- a CDS encoding ZIP family metal transporter, translated as PAWVPAVIGFLAGGAFLWLADSLTPHLHLGFPRNEAEGIQTNWQRSVLLVLAITLHNIPEGLAVGVAFGAVGAGLPAASLAGAVALALGIGIQNFPEGTAVSVPLRREGMSRWKSFLYGQASGVVEPVAGVLGAALVLLMRPILPYALAFAAGAMIYVVVEELIPESQLGKNTHEATVGALIGFATMMTLDVALG; from the coding sequence CCCGCGTGGGTCCCGGCCGTCATCGGGTTTCTGGCGGGCGGCGCGTTTCTGTGGCTTGCGGACAGCCTGACCCCGCACCTGCATCTGGGCTTTCCGCGCAACGAGGCGGAGGGCATCCAGACGAACTGGCAGCGCAGCGTGCTGCTCGTGCTGGCAATCACGCTGCACAACATCCCCGAAGGGCTCGCGGTGGGCGTAGCGTTCGGCGCCGTGGGCGCCGGACTGCCCGCGGCGTCGCTGGCCGGCGCGGTCGCGCTGGCTCTGGGCATCGGCATCCAGAACTTCCCGGAAGGCACGGCGGTGTCCGTGCCGTTGCGTCGCGAAGGCATGAGCCGCTGGAAGAGTTTCCTCTACGGGCAGGCGTCGGGCGTGGTGGAACCGGTCGCGGGCGTGCTCGGCGCGGCGCTGGTGCTGTTGATGCGGCCGATCCTGCCGTATGCGCTCGCGTTTGCCGCGGGCGCCATGATCTATGTGGTGGTTGAAGAACTCATTCCCGAATCGCAGTTGGGCAAGAACACGCACGAGGCGACCGTCGGCGCATTGATCGGTTTTGCCACCATGATGACGCTCGACGTGGCCCTCGGCTAG